The region CAGGAGGTCCTGGATACCACCTTGCAGGCTTACTGGCTGGCCGAATCGGTCAATCTACCGGTCATGGTCATATTGGATGCCTTTTTCCTCTCCCATACCTACGAACCGGTGGATGTGCCGGATCAGGAGGCCGTGGACCGGTTTCTTCCCCCCTTTAAACCCAGGTTCCAGTTAGACATCCAAAACCCCTGCGCCCTCGGACAGATGGCCCCCCCGGCGGTTTATATGGAAATGCGTCACAGCCTCCAGCAGGCCATGGAGGAAACTCCACAGCGATTGGCCGAGATGGAAACCATTTTTGAGAAAAGCTTTGGCCGGAGGTATGGGCCGGTGGAAGCGGTGGCCTGCGAGGACGCCGAAATCATACTGGTCACTTCAGGGACCGTCACCAGCACGGGCCGGCAATTTCTTCAGGATCTACGCCGTCAAGGCGAAAAAGCCGGACTGCTCAAGGTCAAGATGTTCCGGCCCTTTCCCTATGAATCCATCCGGCGGTATCTGAAGTCGGCTAAAAAAGTCGCGGTAATCGACCGGAATTTTTCTTTTGGGGCCAGTGGCATTTTTGCCCAGGAGATACAGGCCGCCCTCTGCAGCCTCCCTGTGCACCCGATCGTCTTCGGGTATATTGCCGGACTGGGGGGGCGTGACGTGACCCTTTCCACCCTGGAAGAAATTTACCGCAAGACCCGGGACCAGGATCTCCCCTCTCAAGAAAGCCTTTGGGTGGGACTTCACGAGGTGGATCATGCCAATGGATCTTTCTGATCGTGATTATATGTCTTCCGGCCATGTGGGCTGCCCCGGCTGCGGGGCGGCCATAGCCATGAAGTTTGTTTTAAAGGCCCTGGGCGAAAAGACCATAATGGTCCTGCCGGCCTGTTGTTGGTCCATCATCGCCGGGCCTTATCCCCAGTCGGCCTTACGGATACCCTTGATCCACAGTGCCTTTGAAACCGGCGGCGCCGTAGCCAGCGGGGTGCGGGCGGCCCTGGATATGAAAGGCGATACGGAGACAACCGTCCTGACCTGGGCCGGCGACGGCGGTACCTTTGACATCGGCTTTCAGGCCTTGAGCGGCGCCGTGGAACGAAACGAAGATTTCATTTATTGCTGTTATGACAACGAGGCCTATATGAATACCGGGGTCCAGCGCTCTTCTTCGACCCCCTATGGGGCCTGGACCACCACCACCCCGGGTGCGGATTGGAAAAAGATGCGCAAGAAAAACATTGTCGAGGCCCTGGTAGCCCATCGCATTCCCTATGCCGCCACGGCCAGCATCGCCTTCCCCGAAGATCTGGTCTACAAGGTAAAAAAGGCCAAATGGATCAAAGGCTCCCGGTTTCTGCACATCTTCTCCAGTTGCCCTACGGGCTGGGGACTGGCTTCGGAGTTGTCGGTCAAGATCGCCCGGATGGCCGTCCAAACCAACATTTTCCCTATCTATGAAGTGGAAGACGGTCTGCGCTATACGATCAACTTTATGTCCAAAGGCTATCTGGTCAAGGAGTACTTTAAACTCCAGGGCCGGTTTAAACACCTGACCGAGAAAGATCTGGATCAGATCCAGGAAATAGTCAACGACGACTGGGACCTTTTGTTGCGTAAGGCCGGTTTATTCCCAGCCTGATCCTTTTCCACCCTTTTGTTCCTGGGCATCCTTCCTGTTTTAAAAAATCGGAAGAGACCTTCTCGGGAATAAGGCCGGAGTAAAAACTCAACTTAAATATAAGGTGTTTTTTTTCAAAAAATACAGCTTCGGCTGTATCGATTTTGGATTTTAATCATGGTAATTTTATATCGTATCTTGGAAAAGAAGCTGAAAAAGATAATTTTTTGGGCTATTTTAGGTTCTTAAGAAACACTATCGGCTTGTACAACCCTGTAATCCTGGGGATAAATGAGGGTTATCCATATTATATACTTAGCCTTCATCCCCCACGGAGGGCGCCACGAAGCATAAAATGGATTCAAGGTCCAGGGTTTTTCATACCTGAAACTTGCATCTTGAAACTTTATTTTCGTGTTAAGGGGGGAGAACTATGAAATGCTCAGGATGGGGGAAGGTAGTATTGTTAGGGGCCGCGTTGGCCTTTTTGGGGGCTTGCGGTTCTGGTGAAAAGGTCAATCTCAAAAAAATAACAGCCCAGCCGAAGACCTATATCGGGTCTGAAAAATGCAAAATGTGCCATCTGGAGCATTATGATTCCTGGAAATCCACCCTCCATAGCCGCATGCTTCAGGATGTCACCAAAAATGTCGATGCCTTCGTGACCGAGATCGATCCAGCGGTTATCCGGGCCGATTTCGAAAAGATTGCCAAGGACCTCAAGGTGCCCCCGGATAAAATCTATATCCCTAAAGTCGAAGAGATTAAATACACCATCGGTACCCAATGGAAGCAGCGCTATCTGGTGGAGAAAGGGGGGATGCTTTACATCTCCCCGATCCAATACAATATCGATACCGGCCGCTGGGTCAATTATAATGAGGCCACCTGGGACAAGCACCCCTGGATCAAAGGCTGCGGAGGCTGCCACGCCACCGGAGTCGATTTAAAAACTAATTCTTTCAGTGAACCGGGGACCGGCTGTGAGGCCTGCCATGGCCCGGGATCCCATCATTATGCCCTGCCCAAAACCGCTGTCTTTGAAAAACGGATGACCATTGTCAATCCTTCCAAGCTTCCTTCCGGCATCGCTGTCCAGATCTGCGGTTCCTGCCATAACCGGGGAAAATCGACCAAAGACAAAACAGTGGAATGGCCTTTGGGCTACCAGCCGGGAAAGGCCCTGGAGACCTATTTCCGGTCCACCTCTTTTGCCGCCGGAGATACCAAAATGCTTTATGCCAATGAATTCTCCAAAGGGCACCATCAGCAGTATATCGACTGGCGACAGTCCAAACACCACACCGAAGGGGTCAATTGCACCTCCTGTCATTACGTGCATCAATTGGGAGTTCCCCCGACCCGCTCGCAAACCAAGGAATCCGGTTCCAAACAATGCTTAAGCTGCCATCAAACGGTAAATAATAATCTGGGCCATTCCATCCACTCCTTTGCCAACTGTGTCGGCTGTCATATGCCCCGGATTGCCAAAAGTGCCGAGTCGGGTGACCTCCACAGCCATGTCTTTGTAACCTTATTACCAAGGGACACCCTCAAGGATCCGAAGATTCCCAATTCTTGCCAGACCTGTCATAAACATAAGGATGCCGACCTGGCGGCCCTGCAAAAACAATTTGATGCCATGTCCCAACTTCCTAAACCTCAAGGGAAGGTGATCGAAAACATAGAACGGTTTCAAGTTAAAAAATAACCTTGGCAGGGGACTCCCATGCAGCTTTTAAGTATCTTATTGGCTTGCTGTTTGTTCTGGTTGACTCTTCCTGGGTTTTCACAGGCCCAGGAAGAGGTGACCTCCAACATCGCGCGCTATCGAGAGCGGGAATTAAGTACCGGCTACTATGAAGACTATGAAGTCAGACCCCGTTCCTATCAGCCCTATGTCCAAATCCCCGAGCGGCGCAAGGGGCTCATCCGTCTCAGTCCCAAGGCCGAATCGGTTCGGCAGCGGGCTTATTTGTCCGATTCCCATTGGGGTATCCTGTTTTATGAGCAACGCAGTTGCACCGATTGCCATGCCGACCAGGCCAAAAACATCCATTCCGTAAGGGCCAAAATTACCTGCCGCCAATGCCATGGCGGGGAGCCGATCGCCAGTATCGGTCAATATATTTCTCCCATGAACCCTA is a window of Deltaproteobacteria bacterium DNA encoding:
- a CDS encoding 3-methyl-2-oxobutanoate dehydrogenase subunit beta, whose protein sequence is MPMDLSDRDYMSSGHVGCPGCGAAIAMKFVLKALGEKTIMVLPACCWSIIAGPYPQSALRIPLIHSAFETGGAVASGVRAALDMKGDTETTVLTWAGDGGTFDIGFQALSGAVERNEDFIYCCYDNEAYMNTGVQRSSSTPYGAWTTTTPGADWKKMRKKNIVEALVAHRIPYAATASIAFPEDLVYKVKKAKWIKGSRFLHIFSSCPTGWGLASELSVKIARMAVQTNIFPIYEVEDGLRYTINFMSKGYLVKEYFKLQGRFKHLTEKDLDQIQEIVNDDWDLLLRKAGLFPA
- the porA gene encoding pyruvate ferredoxin oxidoreductase yields the protein MKKVLEGSQAVAEAVRLGRVEVISAYPITPQTHIVERLSDFCADGSLKARFLRVESEHSALAALIGAASTGARTFTATSSQGLALMHELLHWASGARLPIVMAEVNRALAPGWNIWTDQTDSLAQRDTGWMQLYCETGQEVLDTTLQAYWLAESVNLPVMVILDAFFLSHTYEPVDVPDQEAVDRFLPPFKPRFQLDIQNPCALGQMAPPAVYMEMRHSLQQAMEETPQRLAEMETIFEKSFGRRYGPVEAVACEDAEIILVTSGTVTSTGRQFLQDLRRQGEKAGLLKVKMFRPFPYESIRRYLKSAKKVAVIDRNFSFGASGIFAQEIQAALCSLPVHPIVFGYIAGLGGRDVTLSTLEEIYRKTRDQDLPSQESLWVGLHEVDHANGSF